In one Pueribacillus theae genomic region, the following are encoded:
- a CDS encoding gamma-glutamylcyclotransferase family protein — protein sequence MKMFTYGTLKDVEMLKEYGATDIAENAYVKGYQMYSYRNGFPITKKTGYAGDIIYGTLFSIPKEVVLYTFDRIENYVPGRERIHNMYNRERVFVRRNDRLISEFEIAHMYLANEDYFIDHYIEENLIESGLWEDAVKEVMPWNLGK from the coding sequence ATGAAAATGTTTACCTATGGAACACTCAAAGACGTTGAAATGCTTAAAGAATACGGAGCAACTGATATTGCAGAAAATGCCTACGTAAAGGGCTATCAAATGTACTCGTACCGAAACGGCTTTCCAATTACAAAGAAAACCGGATACGCAGGAGACATTATTTACGGCACGCTTTTCAGTATTCCGAAAGAAGTAGTATTGTACACCTTTGACCGTATCGAAAATTACGTGCCTGGAAGAGAAAGGATCCACAACATGTATAACCGTGAAAGAGTCTTTGTTCGCCGCAATGATCGGCTTATAAGTGAATTTGAAATCGCTCATATGTACTTGGCGAACGAAGATTACTTTATAGATCACTATATAGAAGAAAATCTAATCGAATCTGGCCTATGGGAGGACGCTGTAAAGGAGGTGATGCCTTGGAACTTGGGCAAGTAG